A DNA window from Bacteroides cellulosilyticus contains the following coding sequences:
- a CDS encoding HpcH/HpaI aldolase family protein, translating into MKQNIENKARILGTGTWISLGSPIVTEVISMMQFDWLLFDLEHGFMQEHDILPNLMAVKSSGTKVIVRVSEFRSGLIARLLDWGVAGIMMPHVSSSEEAARVVGAMRYPPFGKRGFSSSSRSFGYGENAPRNITEWEPPLFIAQIENYEGVQNANSIAATEGVDMLFVGPRDLRLDLSVRKSADERIPFQEAISLTVKAAISSGKQAGILVSPEEDISDLCVMGFSAFAIGADLAVLRSGYKRIKV; encoded by the coding sequence ATGAAACAGAATATAGAAAATAAGGCTCGTATACTTGGTACAGGTACGTGGATTTCATTAGGTTCCCCCATTGTTACCGAAGTAATATCGATGATGCAGTTTGACTGGTTGCTGTTCGACCTTGAACATGGCTTCATGCAGGAGCATGACATTCTGCCTAATCTGATGGCTGTAAAATCAAGTGGTACAAAAGTGATTGTACGTGTAAGTGAATTCCGTAGTGGACTTATTGCGCGTCTGCTGGACTGGGGAGTTGCAGGTATTATGATGCCGCATGTTTCTTCATCTGAAGAAGCTGCCCGGGTGGTGGGTGCAATGCGTTATCCGCCTTTCGGGAAAAGAGGATTCTCGAGTTCTTCCCGGTCGTTTGGATACGGGGAAAATGCTCCCAGGAATATCACAGAGTGGGAACCACCTTTGTTTATTGCTCAGATTGAAAACTACGAAGGCGTACAAAATGCTAATTCTATAGCGGCAACAGAAGGAGTGGATATGCTTTTTGTTGGTCCGCGTGATTTGCGTCTTGATTTATCAGTCAGAAAGAGTGCTGATGAAAGAATACCTTTTCAGGAGGCCATTTCTTTAACTGTTAAAGCAGCTATATCCTCCGGTAAACAAGCAGGGATATTGGTCTCTCCGGAAGAAGATATTTCTGATTTGTGTGTGATGGGGTTTAGTGCTTTTGCTATAGGAGCTGATTTGGCTGTATTACGCTCAGGATACAAAAGAATTAAAGTCTGA